The nucleotide sequence CTACCCAGCAGATACCATGCGATAGATCTTCACGGCACTGCCACCACCCACTCGCATCTCTTTAGGAGCAAAAAAATTTTATGGTTGATCGTACAGGGGATGGTCCGCATGCCAAGGTTCGCAGCCTTAGTTTTTCTGCTGGCACTGGCAGCTCTATCCAGTTGCATCAGCTATGCCGGCTACCTCGTGCTTGGCGTCATCGCCGACTTCCTAGGCACTGGCCGATTCACGGCCGGCCTGCTTTTCGGAGCACTGTTTGCCAGATTGCCTTGGATAAGTCAGGGCAAATTGGGAACCGTCGGCCTGTAGCCACGGCGTGCGCGGCGGCCTGTAATGCTCGTCCTTCTCATCTGGTGCATAGCGAGTCTGCTTTACCGTAGCGAAATCGGGTCTGCAGTGTTCCCCGGGTTTGCCGCTGCCTTTCTGCTTGCATATCCATGGCTGCGACAACAGGCGCTCGATCACATTCGGTCATTCCTACAAGGCTCCATGCGAGGCCCCGCCAGGCGGGGCGCAAGCGATCCAGGAATCATTGATGTTGAGGTGCACGAAAAGAAGGAATGAAGCCCGACGCGTAGGTCCAATAGACGCGCACACAGTCCATGTTTTCTCCTGCTCGCCTTCTGGCTATGGCGAAAGTCGGCCAAGAACGGTCCTGATACCGGTTCTGGTGCAAACAGCGGTTGCCGATCCAGTAAGCTTAGGTCCTGGGCAAATTGGAGAATCAGAATGGATCGGCGCAACAGCATGGACGAGTTGTTCATAGGTCGCCACTTTGATCGCGAGGTCATCATTCTGTGCGTGCGATGGTACCTGCGCTTCAAGCTCAGCTTACGCGACCTGGTAGAGATGATGTCAGAACGGGGCTTGTCGCTAGCTCATACGACGATTTTGCGCTGGGTACAGCGCTATGCCCGTGAATTCGTCAAGCGCTGGAATCGCTTTGACCTCCTGCGCGTCAATCCTGGCGAGTCGACGAGACTTACGTGAAAATTCGAGGCTAGTGGCACTACCTTTACCGTACCTTCGACCGGGCAGGAAAAACCGTCGATTTCCGACCCAGTGCCCGGCAAGACGTGACGGCAGCCAAGGCCTTCTTGATGCAAGCTGTCAAAAGCCAGGATAGGGTGCCGCGGACGACTACCTTGGACGGTAATGCCGCCTTCCATCGCCCAGTGCGTGACATGAAGCGCGTGGCCTGCTGCCTGGCGACACGAAGCTTCGATCCTCGAAGTACCTAAACAACCTGATCGAGCAGGACTATCGGAACATCAAGTCGCGGATCAACGTCATGCTTGGGTTGAAACGGTTCAGGAATGCCACCGTCATTATTGCCGGCATTGAGCTGATGCATCGCATTCGTAAATGTCAGTTCGATATACGCGGCAACCTCAAAGAGACCGCTGCGCGGGCAGTATGGAATGCCGTGCTCTCCCCTTGATGAGCGAACTGAGAAACAATGCGTTTTTTGCTTCTCCCATCAATTTGCACCACAGCCCGTTGGACGCATAACGGGCACACCTTCTTGTGCAGGTTCGGGTAGCGGTCCTCAACGGCGAGCTGAAAAGGCGCGACATGCCTGATCGACGACGACCACTCACAGAAGAAAAAATGACGATCACTGCCATTGTGTGGCCTAGCGGGACCTCCGGTTTTGACTGCTCTCTTGTAGAAGGGGCACCTCTGCACGACTGTTCAAGAAACTTTATTCAACGCTGCCGCGCGGCTGATAGGAGGGCGCAGCAAGAGCAAGTATGCAGTGCTACGCAAATCAAAATGCGCGATCAATGCGAGAAATTAAGTGATCCGGATATGAAGTCTTCGAATTCAACAAATGCCATTGGCTTTGCAAAGAGGTATCCCTGACCGTAGTCACATCCCGCTTCGGTGAGCATTCTTTGCTGCTCTTTTGTCTCGATGCCTTCTGCAATCACTTTCATACCAAGCTTATGCGCCATAACGATCATCGTTTCGCACAGTGCCAGACTTGTCTGACTGCTCTCCAGATTGCGGACGAATACCTGATCGATTTTTAAGAAATCAAATTTTAGTTTGGTGATATAGGAAAGAGACGAGTAGCCAGTCCCAAAATCGTCCAGAGCCAGCTGCACGCCCCGATGCTTAAGCATGGCAAATTTCTGCACCATCCGTTCATCAAGATTGAGAAGCGTCCCCTCTGTGAGTTCCAGGACGATGCAGGTCGAGGACACATCAATTTTATCCATCAACTCAAATAAGGCATAAAAAGCATCTTTGCCGCCGCGGAATTGGATTGGCGAAAAATTGATGCTTACTTGGAAGCTCGAATTGATCGCGCGGCACCGGTGGGCAAATGCCTTCAGTGTTTCACTGCACACCCACTCGCCGATCTGGTCAATGATTCCGATTTCTTCAGCAATCGGAATGAAGATATCCGGCCGGATATTGCCTTCGTCGGGATGGGCCCATCGCAGTAAGGCTTCTGCTTTCGCCACTGAACCGTCTTTGAGGTCGACGATAGGCTGGTAATGGACTTCCATCTGCTGTTCCGAGATCGCCCGATGCAAATTGTTGACTAACCGGCGCCGTGCAAGCGCCTTTTCCTGCATTGAAGCCAGGAAGTAGCCATGGCGATTCCCACCTTCGCGCTTCACGGTATACATCGCCTGGTCAGCGTGCTTGATCAGGTTTTCAATATGCGTGGCATCCCTTGGGTAATAGGCAATGCCGATGCTGGCGCTGACATAAGCAACATGTCCGTCCAGATCAAAGGGAAGGGCCAACACAGTAGTCACGAGTTCTGCAGTCCGTTCGACTTCCTTGTCGTCCAGGTCGATCAGCACGATGGCGAACTCATCGCCGCCGAGACGGGCGATGGTGTCAGCTTTTCCTACAGCGTGTTCCAGTCGTTTTGCGACCTGTATCAGCAGGTTATCGCCAACGCTATGACCGAGCCCGTCGTTGACTTCCTTGAATCGGTCCAGATCAATGAACAGCAGCGCAACAGACGTCTTATTCCTGCGGGCCAGATCGAGGGCGTGCCTGAGACGATCGGCAAACATGAATCGGTTTGGCAGGGAAGTGAGGGAGTCATAGTTGGCTTGACGCCAGATTACTTCCTCAGCGAGTTTTCGGTCTGAAATATCAAGAAACAAAAGGATGTGCTTGGACACTGAGCCGTCGGCCGCATAGACGGTGTCGACCGTACACAACTCGGTAACCTTGGTCCCGTCCTTCTTGCGGCGCCAGACCTCGCCTTTCCAATGACCGGTTTCTAACAGATGGCGCTGCATTTTTGCGTACGATTCGGAGCCCTCGATGTTCTTGAAAAAAGACAGTAGAGGCATGCCGACCAGCTGATCCTCGGTCACTTCATGTTGTTTTGCGAAGGCTTGGTTTGTTGCGACAATCATACCCGCCGCATCCGTGACAATGATTGCTTCACTGGTGTTTTTGTAGACCAGGGCAGCCAGCTGTGTTGTAGCGTCAGCCTCTATTCGCGCGGTAATATCAACGACGGTCCCGATCATCCTTTCCGGCTTTCCCGCCCCGTCGTAACTGATCATTCCATGAGACTGGCACCATAGCCAGTTCCCGTTTTTGTGCCGGAGGCGGTGTTCGGTGAGAACGGAAGGCCTGTGGTTTTCCAGCGCCCCTTGTATCACGGCCATAACGGTAGACTTGTCTTCAGGGTGGAGACGGCTTTCCCATTCCGCTACATCGTTGGAAATTTCTTCGTCCCGATATCCAAGAAGCCTTTTCCAGTGCGCAGAGTAATTAGCCTCATTGGTTCCTACCTTCCAATCCCATACACCGGCGCCCGACCCTTCAAGCGCTAGACGCCATCGTTCTTCGGTGCGCTCCAAAAGTTCGTTCATGTGCCGGTATTCTGTCACATCGTGCACTGTTCCGATCAGTTGGCGACATTCGTTATCGACATCGATTACTGGCGCTACCGTGACCTGACCAACCTTCTCGCCGGTCGGATAAACCGATATCTCCTCCCACGAAACTGCTTTCCTAGTGCTGATGGCTTCACGGTATTTACGTAGAACGAGCGCATGCGCAGGCGGGGGAATCACCTCCTCGATGTATTTGCCAACAACGTCGCTTTTCGATAAGCCAGTTGCTTCAGTGAATTTCTTATTGATCGAACTGAATTTGAACCGCCCGTCGTCGGTAACATCCAAAGCAAATAGGACATCGCTCACGTTGTCATAAATCAACGATAACTGCTCTTGGCCGATCCGTATTAGATCTTTGGCAGTTCGATTTGCTCGGTCATCACGCTTGGGCACAGAAGTCTCCTGTAATTTGTGATCTGGGCCCAAGCCAAAACCACATGTCTATTATGTTCAGCATCCAATTCCGCTGAGATTCGCTTCTTTGTAGCTGGCGTTGTAGAGTCTTGTGCCCATCGTAGCTTGTGCCTCCAATCTCGACAGCACCAGCAATCCTCTCAGAGACTCGCTGCCGGCAACATACGCCTATCAAGCTCCGACTTTGGAGACATTATTAGCACAGCGACATGGCTTTTCGCTATCTCGCGTTGGCCCGATAATAATGTGTGTATATAACTATAGGGCCAACGTGCCAACCATAAAACCGAGCTACCTGCCGACCGGACCGACTACCTGAGCGAGAATTGTACTGCTGACATTCGGATATGCCTGCCCGAAGCGCTGGAGTGAACTCAAGCCCTCCCTGACCGCCGCAGCGCGCCACTGTAACCATTGCGACCACAACGTCTACTGTGTAATACCGACGCCGATATCAAGCTCTACACGCATGGAAGCTATGGCATCGCCATTGCCAAGAGTCAATGCCGCTCGTAATTTGGCTCTTCCGCATTTTGTGTGACGGTTTATAGTCGATGAGAAATAGCCCGGACGCCTGCTTTAAGTAAGTTTGTACTGGAGAAGGGCAAGTCCAAGCCTTTTTCTCACTGCGTCATTATGCCTCTTGATCTGCAGGTACAGTCCTGCGAACTGCGCAATCAGATGCTGACCGTTTCTCTGCGATG is from Noviherbaspirillum sp. L7-7A and encodes:
- a CDS encoding EAL domain-containing protein, which encodes MPKRDDRANRTAKDLIRIGQEQLSLIYDNVSDVLFALDVTDDGRFKFSSINKKFTEATGLSKSDVVGKYIEEVIPPPAHALVLRKYREAISTRKAVSWEEISVYPTGEKVGQVTVAPVIDVDNECRQLIGTVHDVTEYRHMNELLERTEERWRLALEGSGAGVWDWKVGTNEANYSAHWKRLLGYRDEEISNDVAEWESRLHPEDKSTVMAVIQGALENHRPSVLTEHRLRHKNGNWLWCQSHGMISYDGAGKPERMIGTVVDITARIEADATTQLAALVYKNTSEAIIVTDAAGMIVATNQAFAKQHEVTEDQLVGMPLLSFFKNIEGSESYAKMQRHLLETGHWKGEVWRRKKDGTKVTELCTVDTVYAADGSVSKHILLFLDISDRKLAEEVIWRQANYDSLTSLPNRFMFADRLRHALDLARRNKTSVALLFIDLDRFKEVNDGLGHSVGDNLLIQVAKRLEHAVGKADTIARLGGDEFAIVLIDLDDKEVERTAELVTTVLALPFDLDGHVAYVSASIGIAYYPRDATHIENLIKHADQAMYTVKREGGNRHGYFLASMQEKALARRRLVNNLHRAISEQQMEVHYQPIVDLKDGSVAKAEALLRWAHPDEGNIRPDIFIPIAEEIGIIDQIGEWVCSETLKAFAHRCRAINSSFQVSINFSPIQFRGGKDAFYALFELMDKIDVSSTCIVLELTEGTLLNLDERMVQKFAMLKHRGVQLALDDFGTGYSSLSYITKLKFDFLKIDQVFVRNLESSQTSLALCETMIVMAHKLGMKVIAEGIETKEQQRMLTEAGCDYGQGYLFAKPMAFVEFEDFISGSLNFSH